Proteins encoded together in one Megalops cyprinoides isolate fMegCyp1 chromosome 20, fMegCyp1.pri, whole genome shotgun sequence window:
- the LOC118795746 gene encoding fibronectin type III and SPRY domain-containing protein 1-like, whose product MGDQKESLRKICTTLALKNEEIQDFICCLKQSLQNLESNSSRVLEDLEAEFSSLYSVLDELKEDMVTRIKQERASRTYELQNQLSACTKALESSEELLELANQTLCSSEPDGFNQAAKEIKHSVTMAPAFRLSLKAKVSDNMSHMMVDFTQERNMLLALKFLPVPATPDILESECQVCDNTVTVVWTLLEPDSKIDHYILEYRRSNHEGPPRVREEHPWMVVEGVRQTEYTLTGLRFDTRYMTFRVKACNKAVAGEFSEPVTLETNAFVFKLDSGSAHQNLRVEDTSVEWDGTGGKVQEIRRDKNRTNSPLHSPARSAMMSPKRMPSGRVGRDRFAAESYTVLGDTVIDAGQHYWEVWFDKESKAFGAGVALRSLGRFDQLGKSASSWCIHLNNWLQQSFSAKHNNKARSLDCAIPDRIGVYCNYEEGVLSFYNARTKQLIHTFRAKFTQPVLPAFMVWNGSFSVQTGLQVPSLVQCGQKRNSGTSSSSASLT is encoded by the exons ATGGGGGATCAGAAG GAGTCTCTGCGTAAGATCTGCACCACGCTGGCGCTGAAGAATGAGGAAATCCAGGACTTTATCTGCTGCCTCAAACAGAGCCTGCAAAACCTGGAG TCCAACTCCAGCCGTGTGCTGGAGGATCTGGAGGCAGAGTTTAGCTCTCTGTACTCAGTGCTGGATGAGCTGAAGGAGGACATGGTCACACGGATCAAGCAGGAGAGAGCCAGCCGCACATATGAGCTGCAG AATCAACTGAGCGCGTGCACCAAAGCCCTGGAGAGTTCAGaagagctgctggagctggccaATCAGACGCTGTGCTCCTCAGAGCCAGATGGCTTCAATCAA GCGGCCAAAGAGATAAAGCATAG tgtgacGATGGCCCCCGCATTCCGCCTGTCCCTCAAGGCCAAGGTCAGCGACAACATGAGTCACATGATGGTAGACTTCACCCAGGAGAGGAACATGCTGCTGGCTCTCAAGTTCCTGCCAG TCCCTGCCACTCCGGATATTCTGGAGTCAGAATGCCAGGTGTGTGACAACACTGTGACAGTGGTGTGGACGCTGCTGGAACCCGACAGCAAAATCGACCACTACATCCTGGAGTACCGCCGCTCGAACCACGAGGGCCCGCCCCGGGTGCGGGAGGAGCACCCCTGGATGGTAGTGGAAGGCGTTCGCCAGACGGAGTACACTCTCACAG GGCTTCGCTTTGACACACGCTACATGACGTTTCGCGTGAAGGCATGCAACAAGGCTGTGGCGGGAGAGTTCTCTGAACCCGTAACCCTGGAAACAAACG CCTTTGTCTTCAAACTGGACTCGGGTTCCGCCCACCAGAACTTGCGCGTGGAGGACACCAGCGTGGAGTGGGACGGCACTGGGGGGAAGGTGCAGGAAATTCGCAGGGACAAGAACAGAACCAACTCGCCCCTGCACTCCCCAGCAAG AAGCGCAATGATGTCCCCGAAGAGAATGCCCTCAGGTCGAGTTGGGCGTGACCGCTTTGCAGCCGAGTCCTACACCGTGCTGG GTGACACGGTGATCGACGCGGGTCAGCACTACTGGGAGGTGTGGTTCGACAAAGAGAGCAAAGCGTTCGGGGCGGGCGTGGCCCTGCGCTCCCTGGGCCGCTTCGACCAGCTGGGGAAGAGCGCCTCCTCCTGGTGCATCCACCTGAACAACTGGCTACAGCAGAGCTTCAGCGCCAAGCACAACAACAAGGCCCGCTCGCTGGACTGCGCCATCCCCGACCGCATCGGGGTGTACTGCAACTACGAGGAGG GAGTTTTGTCCTTCTACAACGCCAGAACCAAGCAGCTGATCCACACCTTCAGGGCCAAGTTTACACAGCCAGTCCTGCCTGCTTTCATG gtgtggAATGGTAGCTTCTCAGTGCAGACGGGTCTGCAGGTTCCCAGCCTGGTTCAGTGTGGCCAGAAGAGAAACAGTGGGACCAGCAGCTCCAGCGCCAGCCTCACTTAG
- the stap2a gene encoding signal-transducing adaptor protein 2a translates to MAATATTKRAGRPRAQLPPCYYEGYLEKRAPKEKVFRRLWTCLCGNTLYFFNNSKDSDYMERLELSGFISLVDDGSRDKNLEAARLSLRLKDGEVKLTAPSLETRELWKGFIYAVVELSVPSFLNLLPGQLHLLGEVVEKERRRRRPDPPPAAPTTPLHLPLLGEIPACFQPVSRREAEVLLERYPDCGNLLLRPGRDGASLAVTTRQDLNGSVFRHYRVTQRQHGGYVIDVENPIPCATLHDVINCLLEKTSGTLQPFILEEPYEENITFVKSNDENGERSLQCAPNSPSYRAPALPPRPGRSTQSPCRSSLSPKLGSQRQYSSSPEIDRWTVKPLPTPPASHLEMTSDTLKRLNLSPSPLADTISEELKLKLEKRRANLE, encoded by the exons ATGGCGGCTACAGCGACCACAAAACGAGCCGGTCGACCGAGGGCGCAGCTACCGCCCTGCTACTACGAGGGATATCTGGAGAAGAGAGCGCCGAAGGAAAAG GTGTTTCGGAGGCTGTGGACGTGTCTGTGTGGAAACACACTCTATTTCTTCAACAACAGCAAGGACAGTGAT TATATGGAGAGGCTGGAGCTCAGTGGTTTCATCTCCCTGGTGGATGATGGGAGCAGAGACAAGAACCTGGAGGCGGCACGACTCAGTCTTCGCCTCAAGGACGGGGAGGTCAAACTGACG gctCCCAGTCTAGAAACTCGCGAGCTGTGGAAAGGCTTCATCTACGCTGTGGTGGAG CTGTCTGTGCCCAGCTTCCTGAATCTGCTCCCAGGTCAGCTCCACCTTCtgggggaggtggtggagaaGGAGCGGAGGAGGCGCAGACCCGACCCCCCACCAGCTgcacccaccacccccctgcACCTCCCCCTACTTGGGGAAATACCAGC GTGTTTCCAGCCAGTTTCTCGGAGGGAGGCAGAGGTGCTGCTGGAGAGGTATCCCGACTGCGGGAACCTGCTGCTCCGCCCAGGCCGCGACGGCGCCTCATTGGCTGTCACCACCCGCCAGGACCTCAATGG gTCAGTATTCAGACACTATCGTGTAACTCAGAGACAACATGGAGGATATGTGATTGATGTGGAGAACCCA ATTCCGTGTGCCACGCTTCATGACGTCATCAATTGCCTGCTGGAGAAAACGTCCGGAACCCTGCAGCCCTTCATACTGGAGGAGCCTTATGAGGAGAACATca CGTTTGTGAAGTCCAATGATGAGAATGGAGAGAGGAGTCTACAGTGTGCCCCAAACAGTCCCTCCTACAGAGCCCCAGCATTACCCCCCAGACCag GGAGGAGCACCCAGTCGCCCTGCAGATCCTCGCTGTCCCCGAAGCTCGGCTCGCAAAGGCAGTACAGCAGCTCACCTG AAATTGACAGATGGACTGTGAAGCCTCTGCCGACGCCCCCAGCGTCCCACTTGGAGATGACCAGTGACACGCTGAAACGCCTCAACCTGTCACCATCCCCCCTGGCAGACA CCATATCGGAGGAGCTTAAACTCAAGCTGGAGAAGAGACGAGCCAATCTGGAGTGA